The following are from one region of the Meleagris gallopavo isolate NT-WF06-2002-E0010 breed Aviagen turkey brand Nicholas breeding stock chromosome 21, Turkey_5.1, whole genome shotgun sequence genome:
- the CORO6 gene encoding coronin-6 isoform X1, translating to MSRRVVRQSKFRHVFGQPVKADQMYEDIRVSKVTWDSSFCAVNPKFLAIIVESGGGGAFMVLPLSKTGRVDKNHPLVTGHTAPVLDIDWCPHNDNVIASASEDTTVMVWQIPDYVPVRSITEPVVTLEGHSKRVGIICWHPTARNVLLSAGCDNLVILWNVGTGEMLLALEDMHTDLIYNVGWNRNGSLLVTTCKDKKVRVIDPRKQTVVAEITKPHDGARPIRAIFMADGKIFTTGFSKMSERQLGLWDLKNFEEPIALQEMDTSNGVLLPFYDADSSIVYLCGKGDSSIRYFEITDEAPYVHYLNTYSSKEPQRGMGFMPKRGLDVSKCEIARFFKLHERKCEPIVMTVPRKSDLFQDDLYPDTPGPEPALEADEWLSGKDAEPILISLRDGYVPVKNRELKVVKKNILDSKPPPGPRRSHSTSNADISTTALDEVLEEIRVLKETVQAQEKRISALEHKLCQFTNGTD from the exons ATGAGCCGCCGCGTGGTGCGCCAGAGCAAGTTCCGTCACGTCTTTGGGCAGCCAGTGAAGGCCGACCAGATGTATGAGGACATCCGTGTCTCCAAGGTGACGTGGGACAGCTCCTTCTGCGCCGTCAACCCCAAATTCCTGGCCATCATTGTGGAGTCGGGTGGCGGGGGGGCCTTCATGGTCCTGCCCCTGTCCAAG ACAGGCCGTGTGGACAAGAACCACCCGCTGGTGACGGGGCACACGGCTCCCGTGCTGGACATCGACTGGTGTCCCCACAACGACAACGTCATCGCCAGCGCCTCCGAGGACACCACCGTTATG GTGTGGCAGATCCCAGACTACGTCCCCGTGCGCAGCATCACGGAGCCGGTGGTGACGCTGGAGGGGCACTCCAAGCGCGTGGGCATCATCTGCTGGCACCCCACAGCCCGCAACGTGCTGCTGAGCGCAG GCTGCGACAACCTGGTTATCCTCTGGAATGTGGGCACCGGGGAGATGCTGCTGGCACTGGAGGACATGCACACCGACCTCATCTACAACGTGGGCTGGAACCGCAATGGCAGCCTCCTGGTCACCACCTGCAAGGACAAGAAGGTGCGCGTCATCGACCCGCGCAAGCAGACGGTGGTGGCG GAGATAACCAAACCGCACGACGGCGCCCGGCCCATCCGCGCCATCTTCATGGCCGATGGCAAGATCTTCACCACCGGCTTCAGCAAGATGAGTGAGCGGCAGCTGGGCCTCTGGGACCTG AAAAACTTCGAGGAGCCCATTGCACTGCAGGAGATGGACACCAGCAATGGGGTCCTACTGCCCTTCTACGACGCCGATTCCAGCATTGTGTACCTCTGTGGAAAG GGGGACAGCAGCATCCGCTACTTTGAGATCACGGACGAGGCGCCCTACGTGCACTACCTGAACACTTACAGCAGCAAGGAGCCACAGCGTGGCATGGGCTTCATGCCCAAAAGGGGGCTGGATGTCAGCAAGTGTGAAATTGCCAG GTTCTTCAAGCTGCACGAGCGCAAGTGTGAGCCCATCGTCATGACGGTGCCACGCAAG TCAGACCTCTTCCAGGACGACCTGTACCCTGACACACCGGGCCCTGAGCCGGCCCTGGAGGCGGATGAGTGGCTGTCAGGGAAGGACGCGGAGCCCATCCTCATCTCGCTGCGGGACGGCTACGTCCCCGTCAAGAATCGGGAGCTGAAGGTGGTCAAGAAGAACATCCTGGACAGCAAACCCCCCCCAGGCCCGCGCCGCAGCCACTCCACTTCCAATGCCGACATCTCT ACCACCGCCCTGGACGAGGTGCTGGAGGAGATCCGGGTGCTGAAGGAGACGGTGCAGGCGCAGGAGAAGCGCATCTCCGCTCTGGAGCACAAACTCTGCCAGTTCACCAATGGCACGGACTGA
- the ANKRD13B gene encoding LOW QUALITY PROTEIN: ankyrin repeat domain-containing protein 13B (The sequence of the model RefSeq protein was modified relative to this genomic sequence to represent the inferred CDS: deleted 2 bases in 1 codon), with protein sequence VARPPLSSGAPHQADIEQLDPRGRTPLHLATTLGHLECARVLLKHGADVGKENRSGWTVLQEAVSTRDLELVQLVLRYRDYQRAIKRLAGIPILLEKLRKAQDFYVEMKWEFTSWVPLVSKICPSDTYKVWKSGQNLRVDTTLLGFDHMTWQRGNRSFVFRGQDTSAVVMEIDHDRRVVYSETLALAGHDQEVLLAAVQPTEEQVMGRLTAPVVTTQLDTKNIAFERNKSGILGWRSEKTEMVNGYEAKVYGASNVELITRTRTEHLSDQHKGKSKGSKTPLQSFLGIAEQHVGPNNGTLITQTLSHTNPTAITPEEYFNPNFELGNRDMGRPMELTTKTQKFKAKLWLCEDHPLSLCEQVAPIIDLMAISNALFAKLRDFITLRLPPGFPVKIEIPIFHILNARITFGNLNGCDEPVSSLRNSPSSEAPSPSSDSSSVSSSSSLTSCRACEMDPALFEVPRGYSVVGTHQDALREDDDDLLQFAIQQSLLEAGSEYDQVTIWEALTNSKPGTHPMSHEGRRGDRTPQHTAAPRPPSSPAPGAGGPSTLFPSYAEQLRLAMALSAREQEEAERRTRQEEEELQRILQLSLMEK encoded by the exons GTAGCTCGCCCTCCCCTGAGCTCTGGTGCCCCCCACCAGGCCGACATCGAGCAGCTGGACCCCCGAGGACGCACCCCGCTGCACCTGGCCACCACGCTGGGCCACCTGGAGTGCGCCCGGGTGCTGCTGAAGCATGGAGCTGATGTGGGCAAGGAGAATCGCAGCGGCTGGACAG tgCTACAGGAGGCCGTGAGCACCCGTGACCTAGAGTTGGTGCAGCTGGTCCTGCGCTACCGTGACTACCAGAGAGCCATCAAGCGCCTGGCCGGGATCCCCATCCTGCTGGAGAAGCTGCGCAAG GCCCAGGACTTCTATGTGGAGATGAAGTGGGAGTTCACCAGCTGGG TGCCACTGGTGTCCAAGATCTGCCCCAGTGACACGTACAAGGTGTGGAAGAGTGGCCAGAACTTGCGGGTGGATACCACGCTGCTGGGCTTTGACCATATGACCTGGCAGCGGGGCAACCGCAGCTTTGTCTTCAGGGGACAAG ACACCAGTGCAGTGGTGATGGAGATTGACCATGACCGGCGAGTGGTCTACTCAGAGACACTGGCCCTGGCCGGCCACGaccaggaggtgctgctggctgctgtgcagcCCACAGAGGAGCAGGTGATGGGTCGGCTCACAGCACCCGTCGTCACCACCCAGCTTGATACCAAGAACATCGCCTTTGAAAG GAACAAATCTGGGATTCTGGGTTGGAGAAGCGAGAAGACAGAGATGGTGAATGGGTATGAGGCCAAG GTCTACGGCGCGTCCAACGTGGAGCTGATCACACGGACGCGGACGGAGCACCTCTCAGACCAGCACAAGGGCAAGAGCAAAG GCAGTAAGACCCCACTACAGTCCTTCCTGGGCATCGCCGAGCAGCACGTGGGGCCCAACAATGGG ACGCTGATCACGCAGACGCTGAGCCACACCAACCCAACTGCCATCACCCCTGAGGAGTACTTCAACCCCAACTTTGAGCTGGGCAACAGGGACATGGGACGGCCCATGGAGCTCACCACCAAGACACAGAA GTTCAAGGCGAAGCTGTGGCTGTGCGAGGACCACCCGCTGTCCCTCTGTGAGCAGGTGGCCCCCATCATCGACCTGATGGCCATCAGCAACGCGCTCTTCGCCAAGCTGCGCGACTTCATCACTCTGCGCCTCCCGCCCGGCTTCCCCGTCAAGATTG AAATCCCCATCTTCCACATCCTCAATGCCCGCATCACCTTTGGGAACCTCAATGGGTGCGACGAGCCCGTCAGCTCCCTGCGCAACAGCCCCAGCAGTGAGGCCCCCTCGCCCAGCAGCGATTCCTCCAGCgtcagcagctccagctccctga CGTCCTGCCGGGCGTGTGAGATGGACCCGGCGCTCTTTGAGGTGCCACGGGGGTACAGTGTGGTGGGCACCCACCAGGATGCTCTGCGGGAGGATGACGACGATTTGCTGCAGTTTGCCATCCAGCAGAGTCTGCTGGAAGCAGGCAGCGAGTACGACCAG GTCACCATTTGGGAAGCACTGACCAACAGCAAGCCAGGCACCCACCCCATGTCGCACGAGGGACGCCGGGGAGACAG GACTCCCCAGCACACGGCAGCCCCCAGACCCCCCTCCAGCCCGGCGCCGGGGGCG GGGGGGCCCAGCACACTGTTTCCCAGCTACGCGGAGCAGCTGCGCCTGGCCATGGCGCTGTCGGCGCGGGAGCAGGAGGAGGCCGAGCGGCGGACGcggcaggaggaagaggagctgCAGCGCATCCTGCAGCTCTCCCTGATGGAGAAGTGA
- the CORO6 gene encoding coronin-6 isoform X3, protein MSRRVVRQSKFRHVFGQPVKADQMYEDIRVSKVTWDSSFCAVNPKFLAIIVESGGGGAFMVLPLSKTGRVDKNHPLVTGHTAPVLDIDWCPHNDNVIASASEDTTVMVWQIPDYVPVRSITEPVVTLEGHSKRVGIICWHPTARNVLLSAGCDNLVILWNVGTGEMLLALEDMHTDLIYNVGWNRNGSLLVTTCKDKKVRVIDPRKQTVVAKNFEEPIALQEMDTSNGVLLPFYDADSSIVYLCGKGDSSIRYFEITDEAPYVHYLNTYSSKEPQRGMGFMPKRGLDVSKCEIARFFKLHERKCEPIVMTVPRKSDLFQDDLYPDTPGPEPALEADEWLSGKDAEPILISLRDGYVPVKNRELKVVKKNILDSKPPPGPRRSHSTSNADISTTALDEVLEEIRVLKETVQAQEKRISALEHKLCQFTNGTD, encoded by the exons ATGAGCCGCCGCGTGGTGCGCCAGAGCAAGTTCCGTCACGTCTTTGGGCAGCCAGTGAAGGCCGACCAGATGTATGAGGACATCCGTGTCTCCAAGGTGACGTGGGACAGCTCCTTCTGCGCCGTCAACCCCAAATTCCTGGCCATCATTGTGGAGTCGGGTGGCGGGGGGGCCTTCATGGTCCTGCCCCTGTCCAAG ACAGGCCGTGTGGACAAGAACCACCCGCTGGTGACGGGGCACACGGCTCCCGTGCTGGACATCGACTGGTGTCCCCACAACGACAACGTCATCGCCAGCGCCTCCGAGGACACCACCGTTATG GTGTGGCAGATCCCAGACTACGTCCCCGTGCGCAGCATCACGGAGCCGGTGGTGACGCTGGAGGGGCACTCCAAGCGCGTGGGCATCATCTGCTGGCACCCCACAGCCCGCAACGTGCTGCTGAGCGCAG GCTGCGACAACCTGGTTATCCTCTGGAATGTGGGCACCGGGGAGATGCTGCTGGCACTGGAGGACATGCACACCGACCTCATCTACAACGTGGGCTGGAACCGCAATGGCAGCCTCCTGGTCACCACCTGCAAGGACAAGAAGGTGCGCGTCATCGACCCGCGCAAGCAGACGGTGGTGGCG AAAAACTTCGAGGAGCCCATTGCACTGCAGGAGATGGACACCAGCAATGGGGTCCTACTGCCCTTCTACGACGCCGATTCCAGCATTGTGTACCTCTGTGGAAAG GGGGACAGCAGCATCCGCTACTTTGAGATCACGGACGAGGCGCCCTACGTGCACTACCTGAACACTTACAGCAGCAAGGAGCCACAGCGTGGCATGGGCTTCATGCCCAAAAGGGGGCTGGATGTCAGCAAGTGTGAAATTGCCAG GTTCTTCAAGCTGCACGAGCGCAAGTGTGAGCCCATCGTCATGACGGTGCCACGCAAG TCAGACCTCTTCCAGGACGACCTGTACCCTGACACACCGGGCCCTGAGCCGGCCCTGGAGGCGGATGAGTGGCTGTCAGGGAAGGACGCGGAGCCCATCCTCATCTCGCTGCGGGACGGCTACGTCCCCGTCAAGAATCGGGAGCTGAAGGTGGTCAAGAAGAACATCCTGGACAGCAAACCCCCCCCAGGCCCGCGCCGCAGCCACTCCACTTCCAATGCCGACATCTCT ACCACCGCCCTGGACGAGGTGCTGGAGGAGATCCGGGTGCTGAAGGAGACGGTGCAGGCGCAGGAGAAGCGCATCTCCGCTCTGGAGCACAAACTCTGCCAGTTCACCAATGGCACGGACTGA
- the CORO6 gene encoding coronin-6 isoform X2, protein MSRRVVRQSKFRHVFGQPVKADQMYEDIRVSKVTWDSSFCAVNPKFLAIIVESGGGGAFMVLPLSKTGRVDKNHPLVTGHTAPVLDIDWCPHNDNVIASASEDTTVMVWQIPDYVPVRSITEPVVTLEGHSKRVGIICWHPTARNVLLSAGCDNLVILWNVGTGEMLLALEDMHTDLIYNVGWNRNGSLLVTTCKDKKVRVIDPRKQTVVAERFAPHEGLRPVRAIFTREGHIFTTGFTRMSQRELGLWDPKNFEEPIALQEMDTSNGVLLPFYDADSSIVYLCGKGDSSIRYFEITDEAPYVHYLNTYSSKEPQRGMGFMPKRGLDVSKCEIARFFKLHERKCEPIVMTVPRKSDLFQDDLYPDTPGPEPALEADEWLSGKDAEPILISLRDGYVPVKNRELKVVKKNILDSKPPPGPRRSHSTSNADISTTALDEVLEEIRVLKETVQAQEKRISALEHKLCQFTNGTD, encoded by the exons ATGAGCCGCCGCGTGGTGCGCCAGAGCAAGTTCCGTCACGTCTTTGGGCAGCCAGTGAAGGCCGACCAGATGTATGAGGACATCCGTGTCTCCAAGGTGACGTGGGACAGCTCCTTCTGCGCCGTCAACCCCAAATTCCTGGCCATCATTGTGGAGTCGGGTGGCGGGGGGGCCTTCATGGTCCTGCCCCTGTCCAAG ACAGGCCGTGTGGACAAGAACCACCCGCTGGTGACGGGGCACACGGCTCCCGTGCTGGACATCGACTGGTGTCCCCACAACGACAACGTCATCGCCAGCGCCTCCGAGGACACCACCGTTATG GTGTGGCAGATCCCAGACTACGTCCCCGTGCGCAGCATCACGGAGCCGGTGGTGACGCTGGAGGGGCACTCCAAGCGCGTGGGCATCATCTGCTGGCACCCCACAGCCCGCAACGTGCTGCTGAGCGCAG GCTGCGACAACCTGGTTATCCTCTGGAATGTGGGCACCGGGGAGATGCTGCTGGCACTGGAGGACATGCACACCGACCTCATCTACAACGTGGGCTGGAACCGCAATGGCAGCCTCCTGGTCACCACCTGCAAGGACAAGAAGGTGCGCGTCATCGACCCGCGCAAGCAGACGGTGGTGGCG GAGAGGTTCGCGCCCCACGAGGGGCTGAGGCCCGTGCGGGCCATCTTCACGCGGGAAGGACACATCTTTACCACGGGCTTTACCAGGATGAGCCAGcgggagctggggctgtgggacCCG AAAAACTTCGAGGAGCCCATTGCACTGCAGGAGATGGACACCAGCAATGGGGTCCTACTGCCCTTCTACGACGCCGATTCCAGCATTGTGTACCTCTGTGGAAAG GGGGACAGCAGCATCCGCTACTTTGAGATCACGGACGAGGCGCCCTACGTGCACTACCTGAACACTTACAGCAGCAAGGAGCCACAGCGTGGCATGGGCTTCATGCCCAAAAGGGGGCTGGATGTCAGCAAGTGTGAAATTGCCAG GTTCTTCAAGCTGCACGAGCGCAAGTGTGAGCCCATCGTCATGACGGTGCCACGCAAG TCAGACCTCTTCCAGGACGACCTGTACCCTGACACACCGGGCCCTGAGCCGGCCCTGGAGGCGGATGAGTGGCTGTCAGGGAAGGACGCGGAGCCCATCCTCATCTCGCTGCGGGACGGCTACGTCCCCGTCAAGAATCGGGAGCTGAAGGTGGTCAAGAAGAACATCCTGGACAGCAAACCCCCCCCAGGCCCGCGCCGCAGCCACTCCACTTCCAATGCCGACATCTCT ACCACCGCCCTGGACGAGGTGCTGGAGGAGATCCGGGTGCTGAAGGAGACGGTGCAGGCGCAGGAGAAGCGCATCTCCGCTCTGGAGCACAAACTCTGCCAGTTCACCAATGGCACGGACTGA
- the CORO6 gene encoding coronin-6 isoform X4 gives MSRRVVRQSKFRHVFGQPVKADQMYEDIRVSKVTWDSSFCAVNPKFLAIIVESGGGGAFMVLPLSKTGRVDKNHPLVTGHTAPVLDIDWCPHNDNVIASASEDTTVMVWQIPDYVPVRSITEPVVTLEGHSKRVGIICWHPTARNVLLSAGCDNLVILWNVGTGEMLLALEDMHTDLIYNVGWNRNGSLLVTTCKDKKVRVIDPRKQTVVAEITKPHDGARPIRAIFMADGKIFTTGFSKMSERQLGLWDLERFAPHEGLRPVRAIFTREGHIFTTGFTRMSQRELGLWDPKNFEEPIALQEMDTSNGVLLPFYDADSSIVYLCGKGDSSIRYFEITDEAPYVHYLNTYSSKEPQRGMGFMPKRGLDVSKCEIARFFKLHERKCEPIVMTVPRKSDLFQDDLYPDTPGPEPALEADEWLSGKDAEPILISLRDGYVPVKNRELKVVKKNILDSKPPPGPRRSHSTSNADISTTALDEVLEEIRVLKETVQAQEKRISALEHKLCQFTNGTD, from the exons ATGAGCCGCCGCGTGGTGCGCCAGAGCAAGTTCCGTCACGTCTTTGGGCAGCCAGTGAAGGCCGACCAGATGTATGAGGACATCCGTGTCTCCAAGGTGACGTGGGACAGCTCCTTCTGCGCCGTCAACCCCAAATTCCTGGCCATCATTGTGGAGTCGGGTGGCGGGGGGGCCTTCATGGTCCTGCCCCTGTCCAAG ACAGGCCGTGTGGACAAGAACCACCCGCTGGTGACGGGGCACACGGCTCCCGTGCTGGACATCGACTGGTGTCCCCACAACGACAACGTCATCGCCAGCGCCTCCGAGGACACCACCGTTATG GTGTGGCAGATCCCAGACTACGTCCCCGTGCGCAGCATCACGGAGCCGGTGGTGACGCTGGAGGGGCACTCCAAGCGCGTGGGCATCATCTGCTGGCACCCCACAGCCCGCAACGTGCTGCTGAGCGCAG GCTGCGACAACCTGGTTATCCTCTGGAATGTGGGCACCGGGGAGATGCTGCTGGCACTGGAGGACATGCACACCGACCTCATCTACAACGTGGGCTGGAACCGCAATGGCAGCCTCCTGGTCACCACCTGCAAGGACAAGAAGGTGCGCGTCATCGACCCGCGCAAGCAGACGGTGGTGGCG GAGATAACCAAACCGCACGACGGCGCCCGGCCCATCCGCGCCATCTTCATGGCCGATGGCAAGATCTTCACCACCGGCTTCAGCAAGATGAGTGAGCGGCAGCTGGGCCTCTGGGACCTG GAGAGGTTCGCGCCCCACGAGGGGCTGAGGCCCGTGCGGGCCATCTTCACGCGGGAAGGACACATCTTTACCACGGGCTTTACCAGGATGAGCCAGcgggagctggggctgtgggacCCG AAAAACTTCGAGGAGCCCATTGCACTGCAGGAGATGGACACCAGCAATGGGGTCCTACTGCCCTTCTACGACGCCGATTCCAGCATTGTGTACCTCTGTGGAAAG GGGGACAGCAGCATCCGCTACTTTGAGATCACGGACGAGGCGCCCTACGTGCACTACCTGAACACTTACAGCAGCAAGGAGCCACAGCGTGGCATGGGCTTCATGCCCAAAAGGGGGCTGGATGTCAGCAAGTGTGAAATTGCCAG GTTCTTCAAGCTGCACGAGCGCAAGTGTGAGCCCATCGTCATGACGGTGCCACGCAAG TCAGACCTCTTCCAGGACGACCTGTACCCTGACACACCGGGCCCTGAGCCGGCCCTGGAGGCGGATGAGTGGCTGTCAGGGAAGGACGCGGAGCCCATCCTCATCTCGCTGCGGGACGGCTACGTCCCCGTCAAGAATCGGGAGCTGAAGGTGGTCAAGAAGAACATCCTGGACAGCAAACCCCCCCCAGGCCCGCGCCGCAGCCACTCCACTTCCAATGCCGACATCTCT ACCACCGCCCTGGACGAGGTGCTGGAGGAGATCCGGGTGCTGAAGGAGACGGTGCAGGCGCAGGAGAAGCGCATCTCCGCTCTGGAGCACAAACTCTGCCAGTTCACCAATGGCACGGACTGA